The Candida dubliniensis CD36 chromosome 2, complete sequence genome contains a region encoding:
- a CDS encoding delta-aminolevulinic acid dehydratase, putative (Similar to S. cerevisiae HEM2), whose translation MVHQAEFLPSTGNSISSVLQGGYNHPLSREWQQERQLTKNMFIFPLFITDSPDEETEIPALPNIKRFGVNRLIPYVKSLVEKGLRAVILFGVPLKPGVKDALGTAADDPEGPVITAIKKLRENFPDLFIMCDVCLCEYTDHGHCGILNEDGSLRREESVQRIAAVAVNYARAGANSVAPSDMMDGRIKDIKTGLMNAGLANKCLVMSYAAKFSGNLYGPFRDAAGSAPSHGDRKAYQLPPGGAGLARRALMRDMGEGADAVIVKPSTFYLDIVSDAAKLCRDYPICAYHVSGEYAMLHAAAEKGVVDLKGIAFEAHQGFLRAGARLIISYFTPEFLEWLQV comes from the coding sequence ATGGTCCATCAAGCTGAGTTCTTACCTTCTACAGGTAATTCGATATCATCTGTATTACAAGGTGGTTACAACCATCCATTGTCTAGGGAATGGCAGCAGGAAAGACAATTGACCAAAAACATGTTTATTTTTCCATTGTTTATCACCGATTCTCCTGATGAAGAAACCGAAATCCCCGCATTACCCAACATCAAGCGTTTTGGTGTAAATAGATTGATTCCTTATGTGAAAAGCTTAGTTGAAAAAGGATTGAGAGCTGTGATATTGTTTGGGGTTCCATTGAAACCAGGTGTCAAAGATGCATTGGGTACTGCTGCAGATGACCCCGAAGGACCAGTTATTACTGCGATCAAAAAATTACGTGAAAATTTCCCCGATTTATTTATCATGTGTGATGTTTGTCTTTGTGAATACACAGATCACGGACATTGTGGGATATTGAATGAAGATGGATCATTGAGAAGAGAGGAATCAGTACAAAGAATTGCAGCGGTGGCGGTCAACTACGCAAGAGCAGGAGCAAACTCTGTTGCTCCTTCAGATATGATGGATGGACGTATTAAAGACATCAAGACCGGGTTGATGAATGCAGGATTAGCCAATAAATGTTTAGTCATGTCATATGCTGCCAAGTTCTCTGGAAACTTGTATGGACCATTTCGTGACGCTGCCGGAAGTGCACCAAGCCATGGAGATAGAAAAGCATACCAGTTACCACCAGGAGGTGCTGGTTTGGCACGTCGTGCGTTGATGAGAGACATGGGTGAAGGTGCTGATGCTGTTATTGTCAAACCAAGCACTTTTTATTTGGACATTGTCAGTGATGCAGCCAAATTATGTCGTGATTATCCAATATGTGCATATCATGTCAGTGGAGAATATGCCATGTTGCATGCAGCTGCGGAGAAAGGGGTGGTTGATTTGAAAGGAATTGCATTTGAAGCCCATCAAGGGTTTTTAAGAGCAGGAGCAAGATTAATTATTAGTTATTTCACCCCAGAATTTTTAGAATGGTTGCAAGTATAA
- a CDS encoding mannose-p-dolichol utilization defect 1 protein (suppressor of lec15 and lec35 glycosylation mutation homolog) (sl15), putative (Similar to Mus musculus Mpdu1) yields the protein MASPIIMLIKLLLDPDVSKKVILQMAWSQVKAIGIGKVVAALLSALTVGVSSFIRVPQIRKLLINSEQDRIAVAKGLSLTSLSLDTLNSLIHVTFNSQNRIPFIQYGESLLLGIQNAIIILLIKFYRGQETQGVGKWQGLSCEDKFATIRGAITKPLVIMVASAIFFNKLAPSSLISMLEILNIPISIVAKFPQIKTNYELKTAKHLSDTVLRANVVGSLIRVYTSFTDYSTKKQRHKNTVDETILLAGYSTSLILNSILLGQSIVYDKMGEKKVEDEKKNE from the coding sequence ATGGCTTCTCCAATTATCATGTTGATCAAGTTGTTGCTTGACCCTGATGTATCCAAAAAAGTAATCTTACAAATGGCATGGTCCCAAGTTAAAGCAATTGGAATAGGTAAAGTGGTTGCCGCTTTATTGAGTGCCTTAACAGTTGGTGTGTCTTCCTTCATTCGTGTACCACAAATcagaaaattattaattaattcagAACAAGACAGAATTGCCGTTGCCAAAGGATTATCATTGACAAGCTTATCGTTGGATACATTAAACTCCTTAATTCATGTGACTTTCAACTCGCAAAATAGAATCCCGTTTATTCAGTATGGTGAGAGCTTATTATTAGGCATTCAAAATGccattattatattattgattaaattCTACCGTGGACAAGAAACTCAAGGCGTTGGCAAATGGCAGGGATTAAGTTGTGAGGATAAATTTGCAACTATAAGAGGAGCAATTACTAAGCCTTTGGTTATCATGGTTGCGTCTGCcatctttttcaataaattggCCCCTTCAAGCTTGATCTCAATGTTggaaattttaaatattcCCATCAGTATAGTTGCTAAGTTTCCCCAAATTAAGACCAACTACGAATTGAAGACTGCCAAACATTTGAGTGACACTGTCTTGAGAGCTAACGTTGTTGGCTCATTAATCAGGGTGTACACCTCATTTACCGACTATtctacaaaaaaacaaagacaCAAAAACACGGTGGATGAAACTATCTTGTTAGCGGGCTATTCTACTTCTTTGATATTaaattctattttattgGGTCAATCTATAGTGTACGATAAAATGggagaaaagaaagtagAGGATGAAAAGAAGAACGAGTAG
- a CDS encoding amino acid sensor-independent protein, putative (Similar to S. cerevisiae VPS20) produces the protein MGQQPSTPKITAQDKAIFQLKQQRDKLKQYQKRLNTIIEKQTDLAKKAVLNKQPQKAKFYLRSKKQQESVINTTFDQLNNLEKLIGTIEYKLIEKDVVYGLQQGNRVLQKLNNEMQVEKIDALIDQLEDEKLKVDEVSELLGGANQLNRSEEEEVDQEFENLQKEIHGKNNQAKEEGNELPKIPDTKPMPDAPNTEIGEYEPQNKTSHEPIAI, from the coding sequence ATGGGCCAGCAACCATCTACTCCTAAAATAACTGCACAAGATAAGGCAATATTTCAGTTGAAGCAACAAAGAGACAAGCTAAAACAGTACCAGAAACGATTAAACACAATCATTGAAAAGCAAACAGACTTGGCAAAGAAAGCTGTACTCAATAAACAACCTCAGAAGGCTAAATTTTATTTGCGATCTAAAAAGCAACAAGAATCTGTAATTAACACCACTTTTGATCAACTAAACAACTTAGAAAAGTTGATTGGAACAATTGAGTATAAgttgattgaaaaagatgTTGTGTATGGTTTACAACAAGGTAACAGGGTATTAcagaaattaaataatgagATGCAAGTTGAGAAGATTGACGCgttaattgatcaattggaGGATGAGAAATTGAAGGTGGATGAAGTTAGTGAGCTATTAGGAGGTGccaatcaattgaataggtcagaggaagaggaagtGGATCAAGAGTTTGAAAATttgcaaaaagaaatacaTGGTAAAAATAACCAGGccaaagaagaaggaaaCGAATTACCTAAAATACCGGACACCAAACCTATGCCAGATGCTCCAAATACTGAAATTGGGGAATATGAACCACAAAATAAGACATCACATGAACCGATTGCCATATAA
- a CDS encoding nuclear pore protein, putative (Similar to S. cerevisiae NSP1), with the protein MFGGQQNNSGSNAFSGFSTNNNKNNNSNSQQSSAISLGASKPTESNAFGALGNTSKPLFGAGAQQQSSSTPAFGTAKPSSPFGNASTNQPNAFGSAFGAAPKTGGLFGSNTASSTAQPSSIFGQKKDDATSGSTATSSTGVFGAKPTTTNLSTGSAFGAPTSSATNEKTEEPKSTGAFASRATDGTASTGTTGASFGAQNQAANTSSGGGLFGAKKDQSPAPTGGLFGSTTVNSDAKSADNAAISNESNTTTNMFGSSSTTTDNKFGGGTSFSTTKNPIFGNNKEDNKPPAVTFGSKPENNDTSKASLFGANNVASKPASSGFLFGAKKDDDKDKPASSGFSFGAKKDDDKDKPASSGFSFGAKKDDDKDKPASSGFSFGAKKDDDKDKPASSGFSFGAKKDDDKDKPASSGFSFGAKKDDDKDKPASSGFSFGAKKDDDKDKPTTSGFSFGKKTEEKKEDKSISENAAPTSATSTATTTTATAQPNLKPTKIEPIPVSIDNKTLDDLIVKWSKQLTTTTRIFDSYTNKVKEWDQKLVESGDDITKLNQESLEAETLQTKINQQLLFVENQQDELEKILDNYEQQADILLNNMELNNNAVANASSLIHAVEGSNKDTTTKDASAGVSSSNAAISGGSSSSLSITDKLRENAYHNAELLDERLDNLGANLGTLINEINSVSDVFNKNLINELANKNEARDSTSKKDDTKSDENNPIEEIVRLLNLHLENLKYIEKAEEELKSKLEKLNKTKKISH; encoded by the coding sequence ATGTTTGGAGGCCAACAGAATAATAGTGGCTCCAATGCCTTTAGTGGGttttcaacaaacaacaataagaaCAACAATTCTAACAGCCAACAGAGTAGTGCAATTTCACTTGGAGCATCGAAGCCAACCGAATCAAATGCATTTGGAGCTCTAGGAAATACTTCTAAACCACTTTTTGGTGCAGGAGCACAACAgcaatcatcatcaactcCAGCATTTGGGACTGCTAAACCCAGCTCTCCGTTTGGAAACGCTAGTACAAATCAACCCAACGCATTTGGATCTGCATTTGGTGCTGCTCCTAAAACAGGGGGGTTATTTGGATCCAACACGGCTAGCTCAACAGCTCAACCTAGCTCAATTTTTGGACAAAAGAAAGACGACGCTACGTCCGGTTCCACGGCAACAAGCAGTACTGGAGTATTTGGAGCTAAACCCACAACCACCAATTTGTCTACCGGCTCTGCTTTTGGTGCTCCTACATCAAGTGCCACCAATGAAAAGACAGAAGAGCCCAAATCAACAGGCGCTTTCGCATCCAGAGCAACAGATGGTACAGCAAGTACAGGCACAACAGGGGCATCTTTTGGTGCTCAAAATCAAGCAGCTAATACAAGTAGTGGCGGGGGCTTATTTGGGGCCAAGAAAGATCAATCACCTGCCCCAACAGGAGGATTATTCGGCTCTACAACAGTAAACCTGGATGCTAAGTCAGCAGATAACGCCGCAATAAGTAATGAACTGAATACTACAACTAATATGTTTGGTTCTAGTAGTACTACAACTGACAATAAATTCGGTGGTGGGACTTCTTTTAGTACTACCAAGAATCCAATctttggtaataataagGAGGACAACAAACCTCCTGCAGTTACATTTGGATCAAAACcagaaaataatgatactCTGAAAGCATCTCTTTTTGGAGCTAACAATGTTGCAAGCAAGCCTGCTAGCAGTGGATTCTTATTTGGTGCCAAAAAAGACGACGACAAAGATAAACCTGCTAGTAGCGGATTCTCATTTGGTGCCAAAAAAGACGACGACAAAGATAAACCTGCTAGTAGCGGATTCTCATTTGGTGCCAAAAAAGACGACGACAAAGATAAACCTGCTAGTAGTGGATTCTCATTTGGTGCCAAAAAAGACGACGACAAAGATAAACCTGCTAGTAGTGGATTCTCATTTGGTGCCAAAAAAGACGACGACAAAGATAAACCTGCTAGTAGTGGATTCTCATTTGGTGCCAAAAAAGACGACGACAAAGATAAACCTGCTAGTAGTGGATTCTCATTTGGTGCCAAAAAAGACGACGACAAAGATAAACCTACCACAAGCGGATTTTCTTTTGGCAAAAAAActgaagaaaagaaagaagataAGAGTATTTCTGAAAATGCTGCACCTACCTCAGCAACTTCAACGGCAACCACTACCACCGCTACAGCTCAAccaaatttgaaaccaaCAAAGATTGAACCAATTCctgtttcaattgataacaAAACACTTGACGATTTAATTGTCAAATGGTCTAAGCAGTTAACCACCACTACAAGGATTTTTGATTCTTACACTAATAAGGTCAAGGAATGGGATCAAAAATTGGTAGAAAGTGGAGATGATATCACGAAACTTAACCAAGAATCATTAGAAGCAGAGACATTGCAAACCAAGATAAATCAGCAATTACTTTTCGTTGAGAACCAGCAAGATGAATTAGAGAAGATATTAGATAATTACGAGCAACAAGCtgatattttgttgaacaacatggaattgaataataatgcCGTTGCCAATGCCTCATCGTTGATTCATGCTGTTGAAGGAAGCAATAAAGATACAACCACTAAAGATGCTAGTGCTGGTGTTTCCTCTTCAAACGCAGCAATCTCTGGCGggtcatcatcatctttaaGTATCACTGATAAATTACGTGAAAATGCGTATCACAATGCCGAGTTGTTAGATGAAAGATTGGATAACTTAGGAGCCAATTTGGGAACTTTGatcaatgaaattaattcaGTTAGTGATGTTTTCAATaagaatttgatcaatgaGTTAGCTAACAAAAACGAAGCAAGAGATTCGACCAGTAAGAAAGACGACACAAAATCAGATGAGAATAAcccaattgaagaaattgtgAGATTGTTAAATTTACACTTGGAAAACTTGAAATACATTGAAAAAGCAGAAGAAGAGTTGAAAAGTAAgttggaaaaattgaacaaaaccaagaaaataaGTCACTAA